A section of the Aminiphilus circumscriptus DSM 16581 genome encodes:
- a CDS encoding PAS domain S-box protein gives MTRETGERRESALREEIPEKHLSDSSTPQKGRGKKTAPPLSPEERLAIYAEERRAALEALGVAASLARFDTGTSRLEDLRTILKETENRANMLVRFKALAFYLVDESDSSFYQAYCSDLLWERFFEEELQPLIDDRTFAWAISRERCVIVSSKKRTERLLLHVLATPSRTRGMFVAVLDQDKKTIRDHSLSLLSVVMFTAAAALESFFLYKNVRELNAKLVSHIQHLETTEKELARYRNRLEEEVGERTVELQKTNRRLREEIRQHQEAERALAESRERFRALVEHSSDVVWEMDGEGRFTYVSPKIEELLGIPPEAVLGMCFCDTFDCGEEERERFRIGLENLKKRGAPFTQVECAWRAADGRRFFFEASGQPFFDEVGTLAGYRGVSRDVTETKKALEQITFQATHDPLTSLPNRALFADRLNMALALARRKNELVAVFFLDLDGFKTVNDSLGHDVGDRLLVAVANRLREQIRDMDTVSRMGGDEFTFIFPGVHDRAETARIAERILAAVAEEIRLESEESTPPLDISVTASMGIALFPWDGEDVQTLMKRADAALYRAKVLGRNAYRFWNAHETEVFGEIVDDAMMRKRLEEHLQETRGFLEAVLNAVGHPIFMKNEERRYVLANDAYCRWIGRPREEILGKSPEDLFPAEDAAAFSETDLRILETGESITAEERIAVKTGADGKPRTVLISKSPYTDAKGRRYVVGSILDITGRKAAEDLLSLGEQDFRAIFDQAANPMVILAPEGHFLAVNSATLRNLGYTREEFLRLTPRDLVPEGHHCLSPENLAVVCTKGSLTYETVQRRRDGTLVPVEMHAARIVFEGKPAVLALNRFLKEDGNRNEP, from the coding sequence ATGACCCGCGAGACGGGCGAGCGGCGCGAATCCGCACTTCGCGAGGAGATTCCGGAGAAACACCTGTCCGACTCCTCCACGCCTCAGAAAGGACGGGGAAAGAAAACGGCGCCTCCCCTTTCTCCGGAGGAACGCCTTGCCATCTACGCGGAGGAGAGGCGCGCCGCCCTCGAAGCCCTGGGCGTCGCCGCGTCCCTCGCCCGCTTCGACACCGGCACGAGCCGTCTGGAGGATCTCCGAACAATTTTGAAGGAAACCGAAAACCGGGCGAACATGCTCGTTCGTTTCAAGGCACTGGCGTTCTACCTGGTGGACGAATCGGATTCCAGCTTTTACCAGGCCTATTGCAGCGATCTCCTGTGGGAGCGATTCTTCGAGGAGGAACTGCAGCCCCTCATCGACGACCGCACCTTCGCCTGGGCCATCTCCCGGGAGCGGTGCGTCATCGTCTCTTCGAAAAAACGCACGGAGCGTCTGCTCCTCCATGTCCTCGCAACCCCCTCCCGCACGCGGGGAATGTTCGTGGCCGTCCTCGATCAGGACAAGAAAACCATCCGGGACCACTCCCTCTCCCTCCTGTCGGTGGTGATGTTCACCGCCGCCGCGGCGCTGGAGAGCTTTTTCCTCTATAAGAACGTGCGGGAGCTGAACGCCAAGCTGGTCTCCCACATCCAGCACCTGGAGACCACTGAGAAGGAACTCGCCCGCTACCGCAACCGCCTCGAGGAAGAGGTGGGGGAACGCACGGTGGAACTGCAGAAGACAAACCGGCGCCTCCGGGAGGAGATCCGGCAGCATCAGGAGGCGGAACGCGCTCTCGCCGAGAGCCGTGAGCGCTTTCGGGCTCTCGTGGAACATTCCTCCGACGTGGTGTGGGAGATGGACGGAGAAGGGCGTTTCACCTACGTGAGCCCCAAGATCGAGGAACTTCTGGGCATTCCTCCCGAAGCGGTCCTCGGCATGTGTTTCTGCGACACGTTCGACTGCGGTGAAGAGGAGCGGGAGCGGTTCCGCATCGGTCTGGAGAACCTCAAAAAGCGCGGAGCTCCTTTCACGCAAGTGGAATGCGCATGGCGCGCCGCGGACGGTCGGCGCTTCTTCTTCGAGGCGAGCGGCCAGCCCTTTTTCGATGAGGTGGGAACGCTTGCGGGATACCGAGGCGTCAGCCGGGACGTGACGGAAACCAAAAAGGCTCTGGAACAAATAACGTTCCAGGCGACACACGACCCGCTCACGTCGCTTCCTAACCGTGCACTCTTCGCGGACAGGCTCAACATGGCCCTCGCTCTTGCGCGGCGCAAGAACGAACTGGTGGCGGTGTTCTTCCTCGACCTCGACGGATTCAAGACCGTGAACGACTCCCTGGGACACGATGTGGGAGACCGCCTTCTCGTTGCCGTGGCGAACCGTCTTCGGGAACAGATCCGGGACATGGACACGGTGTCCCGGATGGGAGGCGACGAGTTCACCTTCATTTTTCCCGGAGTGCACGACCGGGCCGAAACGGCCCGCATCGCCGAGCGAATTCTCGCCGCAGTGGCGGAGGAAATCCGCCTGGAAAGCGAGGAGAGCACCCCTCCGCTCGACATCTCCGTGACGGCGAGCATGGGCATCGCCCTCTTTCCCTGGGACGGAGAGGACGTACAGACCCTGATGAAGCGCGCCGACGCGGCCCTGTACCGGGCAAAGGTGCTCGGGCGCAACGCCTACCGTTTCTGGAACGCTCACGAGACGGAGGTCTTCGGGGAGATCGTGGACGATGCGATGATGCGCAAACGTCTGGAAGAGCACCTTCAGGAGACACGGGGATTCCTCGAGGCCGTTCTCAACGCCGTAGGACATCCCATTTTCATGAAGAACGAGGAGCGCCGCTACGTCCTCGCCAACGATGCCTATTGCCGCTGGATCGGGCGCCCGCGGGAGGAAATCCTGGGAAAGTCCCCTGAGGATCTCTTTCCTGCCGAGGACGCGGCGGCCTTTTCCGAGACGGACCTGCGAATTCTCGAAACGGGGGAGTCCATCACCGCGGAAGAGAGGATCGCCGTAAAAACCGGAGCGGACGGTAAACCCAGGACGGTGCTCATCTCAAAGTCCCCCTACACCGACGCAAAGGGGCGGCGCTACGTGGTGGGCAGCATCCTGGACATCACGGGCAGAAAGGCCGCGGAAGATCTTCTCTCCCTCGGCGAGCAGGATTTCCGCGCCATCTTCGACCAGGCGGCGAATCCCATGGTGATCCTCGCTCCGGAGGGACACTTTCTCGCGGTGAACAGCGCAACCCTCCGAAACCTGGGCTACACACGGGAGGAGTTTCTCCGCCTCACGCCAAGGGATCTCGTTCCCGAGGGCCATCACTGCCTTTCTCCGGAGAACCTCGCCGTGGTCTGTACCAAGGGAAGCCTCACCTACGAAACGGTGCAGCGGAGACGAGACGGCACACTCGTCCCCGTGGAGATGCACGCCGCCCGCATCGTCTTCGAGGGCAAACCCGCCGTGCTTGCCCTCAACCGCTTCCTGAAGGAAGACGGCAACAGGAACGAACCATGA
- a CDS encoding M20 metallopeptidase family protein: MTDGKMESTVVEDTAFGLLGRARELAEWVRGLREEFHAHPELGFAEVRTSRRVREELEKLGISCRTVARTGVLGVLEGTAPSSGGAPRVVALRADMDALPIQEENDVPYASRTPGVMHACGHDAHTAILLGAARLLAELRDRFSGTVKFLFQPAEESDGGAEPMIREGVLENPKVDAVFGLHVCPELEAGRIGVRYGQMCAASDALDIVLRGCSSHGAYPHGGVDAVAIAGYVLTALQSVVSRNVDPRDSAVVTVGVIRGGSARNVIADRVEMEATVRTLLPETREKVNARVAEVVKTVAEGLGGSAEVRRQEGYVPLLNDRALVDLVATSGARLLGPENVEVLETASLGVEDFAYFARAVPGAFFRLGSANRKKGLVVEGHNPHFDIDPACLPVGVAVTVANALAVLGGDGA, translated from the coding sequence ATGACGGATGGAAAAATGGAGAGCACTGTCGTGGAGGATACGGCTTTCGGCCTGCTCGGGAGGGCCCGGGAACTGGCGGAATGGGTGCGGGGTCTCCGCGAGGAGTTCCACGCCCATCCGGAGCTGGGGTTCGCGGAGGTTCGAACGAGCCGTCGTGTGCGGGAGGAGCTGGAAAAACTGGGCATTTCCTGCCGCACCGTCGCCCGGACGGGCGTGCTCGGTGTGCTGGAGGGGACCGCGCCTTCTTCGGGCGGTGCTCCCCGGGTGGTGGCGCTCCGGGCGGATATGGATGCGCTGCCGATTCAGGAGGAAAATGACGTGCCCTATGCGTCGCGGACGCCGGGGGTGATGCACGCCTGCGGACACGATGCCCATACGGCGATCCTCCTCGGCGCGGCTCGTCTGCTCGCGGAACTGCGGGACCGTTTTTCCGGGACGGTGAAGTTTCTCTTCCAGCCCGCGGAGGAGTCCGACGGCGGCGCGGAGCCCATGATCCGGGAGGGGGTACTGGAGAACCCCAAAGTGGACGCGGTCTTTGGACTCCACGTCTGCCCCGAGCTGGAGGCGGGACGCATCGGCGTGAGGTACGGCCAGATGTGCGCCGCCTCGGACGCGCTGGACATTGTGCTCCGGGGATGCTCCTCCCACGGGGCTTATCCGCACGGAGGAGTCGATGCCGTGGCCATCGCGGGGTATGTGCTGACGGCGCTTCAGTCGGTGGTGAGCCGGAACGTGGATCCCCGGGACAGCGCGGTGGTCACCGTGGGGGTGATCCGGGGCGGTTCGGCCCGGAACGTCATCGCCGACCGGGTGGAGATGGAGGCCACGGTGCGGACCCTCCTGCCGGAGACGCGGGAAAAGGTGAACGCTCGGGTGGCGGAGGTGGTGAAAACCGTGGCGGAAGGACTCGGCGGAAGCGCGGAGGTTCGCCGCCAGGAGGGGTACGTACCCCTCCTGAACGACCGGGCTCTCGTGGACCTGGTGGCGACGTCGGGAGCGCGCCTGCTGGGACCGGAGAACGTGGAGGTGTTGGAGACGGCGAGCCTCGGCGTGGAGGATTTCGCCTATTTCGCCCGGGCCGTTCCGGGGGCCTTCTTCCGCCTCGGTTCGGCGAACCGGAAGAAGGGGCTCGTCGTGGAGGGGCACAATCCGCACTTCGACATCGATCCGGCCTGCCTCCCCGTGGGGGTGGCCGTCACGGTGGCGAACGCTCTGGCGGTGCTCGGGGGCGACGGCGCCTGA
- a CDS encoding dipeptide epimerase has product MEVRITDMRLGTLSVPLKKPFRTALREVRSVEDIVVRLETDAGHVGYGEAPPTAVITGDIRGSIVAALEDHLKPLLLGRDVEDLDDLLRRLDKSLVHNSSPKAALDMALHDLWGQRYGAPLARLLGSGRRELETDLTISVDTPEVMVADSLEAVRRGFRILKLKVGKNPALDLVRITAIRDAVGPGVAFRLDANQGWNPKEAVRILRKLEETDPNLELVEQPVPAEDIEGMKLVRNAVSVPVLADESVYSPRDAARILAEGAADLVNIKLMKSGGIRRALQIAAVAESFGVEAMIGSMMETKLSVTAAAHVAAACPCITRIDLDTPDLCAEDPVEGGITCDGPRILLGEGPGLGFREIRNVVWH; this is encoded by the coding sequence ATGGAAGTGCGGATCACCGACATGCGGTTGGGAACTCTGTCAGTGCCGTTGAAGAAACCTTTCCGGACGGCGCTGCGGGAAGTGCGCTCCGTGGAGGACATCGTCGTGCGCCTGGAGACGGACGCGGGGCATGTGGGATACGGCGAGGCGCCGCCCACGGCGGTCATCACCGGCGATATCCGGGGAAGCATCGTCGCGGCGCTGGAGGACCACCTGAAACCCCTTCTTCTGGGGAGGGACGTGGAGGATCTGGACGATCTCCTCCGCCGGCTGGACAAAAGCCTCGTGCACAATTCGTCTCCCAAGGCGGCGCTCGACATGGCGCTCCACGATCTCTGGGGGCAGCGGTACGGAGCGCCTTTGGCCCGCCTGCTCGGCAGCGGGCGACGGGAACTCGAAACGGACCTCACCATCAGCGTCGATACACCGGAGGTGATGGTGGCGGACAGCCTCGAGGCGGTGCGCCGGGGGTTCCGTATCCTCAAGCTCAAGGTGGGAAAGAATCCGGCTCTGGACCTGGTGCGCATCACCGCCATCCGGGATGCGGTGGGGCCTGGTGTCGCCTTTCGGCTCGACGCAAACCAGGGGTGGAACCCCAAGGAGGCGGTGCGCATCCTCCGGAAGCTGGAGGAGACCGATCCGAACCTGGAGCTGGTGGAACAGCCTGTTCCCGCGGAGGACATCGAGGGAATGAAGCTCGTCCGGAACGCCGTGTCCGTGCCGGTTCTGGCCGACGAGTCCGTGTATTCTCCACGGGATGCGGCGCGCATTCTGGCGGAGGGTGCGGCGGATCTGGTGAACATCAAGCTCATGAAGAGCGGCGGCATTCGCCGGGCGCTCCAGATCGCGGCGGTGGCGGAGAGCTTCGGCGTGGAGGCCATGATCGGCAGCATGATGGAGACCAAATTGAGCGTCACCGCCGCGGCGCACGTGGCGGCGGCCTGTCCCTGCATCACCCGGATCGATCTGGACACGCCGGATCTCTGCGCGGAGGATCCCGTGGAGGGAGGCATCACCTGCGACGGTCCCCGTATTCTCCTCGGCGAAGGGCCGGGGCTCGGGTTTCGTGAGATCCGGAACGTGGTGTGGCACTGA
- a CDS encoding sensor histidine kinase has translation MTETTGEQEQLFPEMGPSFREFIEASPSVMLLIDPETSAIVQANEEATAFYGYPKERLERMGISEINILPPEEILREMTAAKTNRKSFFRFRHRLASGELRAVHVYSSPVQMEGKRLLCSIIQDVTDLKSDEDRAERRRLEEHLARSVALLGAAIESVAEGIIVVDMKGRVLIYNANFERFWNTPSGWSTAFDPEERLTFLSNLARDQEEFMKLIQTVRNQPDLERSGTMHLADGRILEFESRPFRAEETILGRIWSIRDVTEREEARKALETSLREKELLLREIHHRVKNNLQIVASLLSLHLGTAENPKVREALLESRGRVQSMALIHEKIYRSRDVSAVNLEEYVADVVRSVAGAFGLPSRTVTLDIEAEPLPLDIDRAVPCGLVLNELVTNVYKHAFPQGQAGTLFVRIAADREGSAHITIADDGVGLPDGFDPKTLHSLGITIVTALVEQLRGTLRFSSGPSEKGTAVHIRFPLGDDRNGKTPVQTV, from the coding sequence ATGACGGAGACAACGGGGGAACAAGAACAGCTCTTTCCTGAGATGGGCCCTTCCTTTCGCGAGTTCATCGAGGCCAGCCCCTCGGTCATGTTGCTCATCGATCCCGAGACCAGCGCGATCGTCCAGGCGAACGAGGAGGCAACGGCCTTCTACGGATATCCCAAGGAGCGGCTCGAACGCATGGGCATTTCGGAGATCAACATCCTCCCCCCGGAGGAAATCCTCCGGGAGATGACCGCCGCAAAAACCAACCGCAAGAGTTTTTTCCGCTTTCGCCACCGCCTTGCCTCGGGAGAGCTGCGAGCCGTGCACGTCTATTCCTCCCCCGTCCAGATGGAAGGAAAGCGGCTGCTCTGTTCCATCATCCAGGATGTGACGGACCTGAAAAGCGACGAGGACCGGGCGGAACGACGCCGTCTGGAGGAACACCTCGCCCGCAGCGTGGCCCTCCTCGGGGCCGCCATCGAGTCCGTGGCGGAGGGCATCATCGTGGTGGACATGAAGGGGCGGGTGCTCATCTACAACGCTAACTTCGAACGCTTCTGGAACACCCCCTCGGGGTGGAGCACCGCCTTCGATCCGGAGGAACGACTGACCTTCCTGAGCAATCTCGCCCGAGACCAGGAGGAGTTCATGAAGCTCATCCAGACCGTCCGGAACCAACCCGACCTGGAGCGGAGCGGCACAATGCACCTGGCGGACGGGCGGATCTTGGAGTTCGAGTCCCGCCCCTTCCGGGCGGAGGAGACCATTCTCGGGCGCATCTGGAGCATCCGGGACGTGACCGAGCGGGAGGAGGCCCGAAAGGCCCTCGAGACCTCCCTCCGGGAGAAGGAATTGCTCCTGCGGGAAATCCACCACCGGGTGAAGAACAACCTGCAGATCGTGGCGAGCCTCCTCTCGCTCCACCTGGGAACCGCGGAGAATCCCAAGGTGAGAGAGGCCCTGCTGGAGAGCCGCGGCCGCGTGCAGAGCATGGCGCTCATCCACGAGAAGATCTACCGCTCCCGGGACGTCTCCGCCGTCAATCTGGAGGAATACGTGGCGGACGTGGTGCGGAGCGTGGCCGGAGCGTTCGGTCTGCCCAGCCGAACCGTGACGCTCGACATCGAGGCGGAACCGCTTCCCTTGGACATCGACCGAGCCGTTCCCTGCGGCCTCGTTCTCAACGAACTCGTGACCAACGTGTACAAACACGCCTTTCCGCAGGGGCAGGCGGGAACGCTTTTCGTGCGCATCGCCGCGGACCGGGAAGGATCCGCCCACATCACCATCGCCGACGACGGCGTGGGGCTTCCCGACGGATTCGACCCCAAAACACTGCACTCGTTGGGGATCACCATCGTGACCGCCCTGGTGGAGCAACTCAGAGGAACACTTCGTTTCTCCTCCGGCCCGTCGGAAAAAGGCACGGCCGTACACATCCGCTTTCCCCTCGGAGACGACCGAAACGGCAAGACTCCGGTGCAGACGGTGTAA
- a CDS encoding winged helix-turn-helix domain-containing protein, producing the protein MEVSQVLSVETIGEAAGVVWSHLSENGRTTLTALHKAIPLPDRLVDTAVGWLAREKKIAFETEGRTTYLFLL; encoded by the coding sequence GTGGAGGTGTCGCAGGTTTTGAGCGTGGAAACCATCGGAGAAGCGGCGGGAGTGGTCTGGTCCCATCTCAGCGAAAACGGAAGAACGACCCTCACGGCGCTGCACAAAGCCATCCCTCTGCCGGACAGGCTCGTGGACACCGCGGTGGGCTGGCTCGCCCGGGAAAAGAAGATCGCCTTCGAGACCGAGGGACGAACGACCTACCTCTTCCTTCTTTAG
- a CDS encoding UDP-2,3-diacylglucosamine diphosphatase: MTQFRSIFISDMHLGCRWCQAKLLASFLSSVECENLFLVGDIIDGWKLKRRSSWPQSHNKVLRKILKMSKKTRICYIPGNHDEFLDEFDGYHFGHIEIARSAKHVTADGRRFLVIHGDEFDLVVKYKRWLAVLGDLAYEICLQLNSWLNSLRSLLGLGYWSFSEYLKHKVKDAVNFIGDFENALLHRARTSGVDGIICGHIHRPAIRQVENITYANCGDWVESCSALVEHPDGTLEILRWKDMVSRIPFVTTEGEMVFRDPDSAPRPTPDSTLPEPVASPL; encoded by the coding sequence ATGACGCAATTCCGCAGTATTTTCATCTCGGACATGCATCTCGGCTGTCGCTGGTGTCAGGCCAAACTTCTCGCATCCTTCCTCTCCTCCGTCGAATGTGAAAACCTCTTCCTGGTGGGCGACATCATCGACGGCTGGAAGCTCAAACGCCGGTCGAGCTGGCCTCAATCCCACAACAAGGTTCTCCGGAAGATCCTCAAGATGTCCAAGAAAACCAGGATCTGTTACATCCCCGGCAATCATGACGAATTCCTCGACGAATTCGACGGATACCATTTCGGCCACATCGAAATCGCGCGGAGCGCCAAACACGTCACCGCCGACGGCAGGCGTTTCCTCGTGATTCACGGGGACGAATTCGACCTGGTGGTGAAATACAAGCGCTGGCTCGCCGTGCTGGGTGATCTGGCCTACGAGATCTGCCTCCAGCTCAACAGTTGGCTCAACTCCCTGCGCTCCCTCCTCGGCCTGGGATACTGGTCCTTTTCCGAGTATCTCAAACACAAGGTCAAGGACGCGGTGAACTTCATCGGCGACTTCGAGAACGCCCTGCTCCACCGGGCACGGACCTCCGGCGTGGACGGGATCATCTGCGGCCATATCCACCGCCCCGCCATCCGCCAGGTGGAGAACATCACCTACGCCAACTGTGGCGACTGGGTCGAGAGCTGCTCCGCTCTGGTGGAACATCCGGACGGCACGCTGGAAATTCTTCGCTGGAAGGACATGGTCTCCCGAATCCCCTTCGTCACCACCGAGGGAGAGATGGTCTTCCGCGACCCCGATTCCGCGCCACGCCCCACACCGGATTCCACTCTTCCCGAGCCGGTGGCCTCGCCTCTCTGA
- a CDS encoding methyl-accepting chemotaxis protein: protein MWLMRTIRGKILVWFVSAVVVLCGALGMVLYRQVNSSVTALADDMAMGIARARADQLGEWLLRMIDVTRGAAEMDIVHTMSWDAMKGDLRLLQERESRFIEMYFVADASGHAPTTVEGLSANLADRPYFKEIMSGARDMAITDPVISRTTNQPIFVIAHAIKDYTGKPVGVLGASLRLDAVSEMMKDIAIGNGGFGWIVDSTGLVMAHPDKEQVMKLNVLESAALGFKDLDTVVRRVMAGEATQGVFTRPDGSEVALFSLPVPHAPKWTLGVAVPVEELHATAHALAKILAGLVGAIVVVFFIISYLLGNSISRPIKNVVALAERARDGDLSFTREDFHVNTRDEMNTMADALAAMIARQRQVVLELQEEAVLSAQRAESLAALSEETVASMEEVKGAIETVASLSESNSAALQQTNAGVEEVASSATTAAQSASEGAEATAVTAGMSEKSVARVEGVIAKIQAVGARTEDSVKSINRVAASVSSITQFVTTIKQIADQTNLLALNAAIEAARAGEAGRGFAVVAEEVRKLAEESNVAAKQVESLIGSLQADTKQSLDITTESGTIMKETVAAAAEAEKELKESLAQIARVNDVMQNIAAASQEQAAAAQEMASGIDQVTKGTLTVVDTIENIRQATESTAKASENVAREAQETATGAERIQKLLSQFSVGGAEAGLVPAPTGAPALPAKGVPRKKA, encoded by the coding sequence ATGTGGCTCATGAGGACGATACGGGGAAAGATACTGGTGTGGTTCGTGTCCGCCGTGGTGGTGCTCTGTGGTGCTCTCGGGATGGTTCTCTATCGGCAGGTGAACAGTTCCGTCACGGCTCTCGCGGACGACATGGCCATGGGAATCGCCCGTGCCAGGGCGGATCAGCTCGGGGAGTGGCTCCTCCGGATGATCGACGTGACGCGGGGTGCCGCGGAGATGGATATCGTCCACACCATGAGCTGGGACGCCATGAAGGGTGATTTGCGACTGCTTCAGGAACGGGAATCCCGGTTCATCGAGATGTATTTCGTGGCGGACGCCTCGGGACACGCCCCGACCACGGTGGAGGGCCTGTCGGCAAACCTCGCCGACCGTCCCTACTTCAAGGAGATCATGAGCGGCGCCCGGGACATGGCCATCACCGATCCCGTGATCTCCCGCACGACCAACCAGCCCATTTTCGTCATCGCCCACGCCATCAAGGACTACACAGGGAAGCCTGTGGGTGTGCTGGGAGCTTCGCTCCGTCTCGACGCGGTGAGCGAAATGATGAAGGACATTGCGATAGGCAATGGCGGGTTCGGCTGGATCGTGGACAGTACCGGGCTCGTCATGGCGCATCCGGACAAGGAGCAGGTGATGAAGCTCAACGTCCTGGAGTCGGCGGCGCTGGGTTTCAAGGACCTTGACACCGTCGTCCGCCGGGTCATGGCGGGCGAGGCGACACAAGGAGTTTTCACCCGTCCCGACGGAAGCGAGGTCGCTCTTTTCAGTCTCCCCGTGCCGCACGCCCCCAAGTGGACTCTGGGCGTGGCCGTGCCGGTGGAGGAACTCCACGCCACGGCGCATGCCCTGGCGAAAATCCTCGCGGGGCTCGTGGGGGCCATCGTGGTGGTCTTTTTTATCATCTCCTATCTGCTGGGCAATTCCATCTCCCGCCCCATCAAAAACGTGGTGGCCCTGGCGGAGCGGGCACGGGACGGGGATCTCTCCTTCACCCGGGAGGACTTCCACGTGAACACCCGGGACGAGATGAACACCATGGCGGACGCACTGGCCGCCATGATCGCCCGGCAGCGCCAGGTGGTACTGGAGCTTCAGGAGGAGGCGGTTCTCTCCGCCCAGCGCGCCGAATCCCTCGCGGCCCTGTCGGAGGAGACCGTGGCGTCCATGGAAGAGGTGAAGGGTGCCATCGAGACCGTGGCCTCCCTGTCGGAGAGCAACTCCGCGGCGCTCCAGCAGACCAACGCGGGGGTCGAGGAAGTGGCCTCGTCGGCCACCACGGCGGCCCAGTCCGCGTCGGAAGGTGCCGAGGCCACCGCCGTGACCGCCGGAATGAGCGAGAAATCCGTGGCCCGGGTGGAGGGCGTCATCGCGAAGATCCAGGCCGTCGGCGCGAGGACCGAGGACTCCGTCAAGAGCATCAACCGCGTGGCCGCGTCGGTGAGTTCCATCACCCAGTTCGTCACCACCATCAAACAGATCGCGGACCAGACGAACCTTCTGGCCCTGAACGCCGCCATCGAGGCGGCCCGGGCGGGCGAGGCGGGACGCGGCTTCGCGGTGGTGGCGGAGGAAGTGCGGAAACTCGCGGAGGAATCCAACGTGGCGGCCAAGCAGGTGGAGAGCCTCATCGGCTCCCTCCAGGCGGACACGAAGCAGTCCCTTGACATCACCACCGAATCGGGAACCATCATGAAAGAGACCGTGGCGGCTGCCGCGGAGGCGGAGAAGGAGCTGAAGGAGTCTCTTGCCCAGATCGCCCGGGTGAACGACGTGATGCAGAACATCGCCGCCGCCTCGCAGGAGCAGGCCGCCGCCGCCCAGGAGATGGCCTCGGGGATAGACCAGGTCACCAAGGGAACGCTCACCGTGGTGGACACCATCGAAAACATCCGGCAGGCCACGGAGAGCACCGCCAAGGCGTCGGAGAACGTGGCCAGAGAGGCCCAGGAGACCGCGACCGGTGCGGAGCGGATTCAGAAGCTTCTGTCGCAGTTCAGCGTGGGCGGAGCGGAAGCGGGGCTCGTTCCAGCGCCGACGGGAGCCCCGGCCCTTCCCGCAAAGGGGGTTCCCCGGAAGAAGGCGTGA